TAATACTTTTGACTTGATAAGGTAAATTTAAGACaagttcttttttctattttcaaattttgcaCCATTCGATGTCATCTATtggttctttttatttttatattcgTTTTTGATGAAGACATGGTAATCGATTTTGGCCCAGTCCTGAATCGGCAGCCGAACGGGAATCTCATTACAAATggcaaaaagataaaattgtGATCAAGAGTCAAAATAACGATGTCGAATAAAGAAAAGGGTTGATTTGTAGGCCAAAgaaagatcaaataatgataTAAGTCAGTGCCCCAACATTTTCCACTCAAAAGTTATTGTTCATGCACTTTACACAATATAACTGGATGAAGATAACCATGAGAGCTGTTTTACTTCTGTTCAGGTTTCTAAGCACTATGGTAGCCATAACTATTAGTATTGGTTTGTGCAATGGGAATCTGGGAGTGCCTTGCAAAGAAAGTGAAAGACAAGGACTTTTGCTATTCCAGAAGGATCTTAAGGATCCTTCAAATCGGCTTTCGTCGTGGGTAGGTGAAGGAGTTTGTTGCAATTGGACTGGAGTTGTCTGTGATGACTTAACCGGTCACGTCCGCGAGCTCCACCTTAAAAAACCCGACTCTCAACAGGATCTCCACTTATCTTATGGGGATTTCTATGTCACTTCTACTTGGTTGGGTGGTAAGATAAATCCTTCTTTGCTCAGTTTGAAGTATCTCAACTACTTGGACTTAAGTTACAATAATTTTCAAGGTACTCAGATTCCTAGCTTCTTTGGTTCACTTAAAAGTTTAAGATATCTTAACCTATCTGAGGCAAGCTTCGAAGGTATAATTCCTCCTCAGTTGGGAAATCTCTCAAATTTACAGTATCTTGGTCTCCGCGGTTACAAGCTTAAGGTTGAGAATCTTCAATGGGTTTTTGGTCTCTCTCATTTGAAAAAACTTGACATGAGTCGTGCTAATCTTAGTAAAGCATCCGACTGGTTACAAGTTCCAAACATGCTCCCCTCTTTGGTAGAGTTACATATGGCCGGTTGTCAACTTGATCACATTCCCCCTCTACCCCTCATAAATTTTACTTCACTTGCCATCCTTGATCTTTCTGAAAACACATTTGATTCTTTGATGCCCAGGTGGGTTTTCAGTCTTAGAAATCTAGTTTCCCTTTCTCTCAAAGGTTGTGGTTTCCAAGGTTCATTTTCTAGCCATCCACAAAATAACTCCTCTCTCAAGGAACTTGATCTTTCATTGCACAATCTGTGTGAGTTGATGGATCTTGATCTGTCATTCAACAATTTCAATGGCAATGTATCAGAAATCTTTAACAGTTTGTCTGTGTGTGGTCCAGACAAATTAAAGTCCTTGTCGTTAGGGTCTAATAATTTTTCAGGTCATTTGGCAGAGCAtgtagaaaattttaaaaatttaagcCACCTTGATCTTTCTGCTAATTCTATATCAGGTCCAATTCCTGTGTCCTTGGGGAATCTGTCCGTGTTAACAGAATTGCTGATTTATGACAATCAGTTTAATGGAACTCTCCCAGAAAGTATTAGTCAACTCAAAATGCTTACTGTTTTGGATATATCTTATAATTCATTAGAAGGAGTAGTGTCTGAAGTTCATTTTACTTACCTTACAAAATTGAAGGATTTCGTTGGAGAAGGAAACTCATTGGCTCTGAATACCAGTCGGGGTTGGCTTCCTCCTTTTCAACTCAATCGCTTATGGTTGGATTATTGGCATCTAGGACCTGAATTTCCTATGTGGCTTCAGACTCAAAAGCAATTGAAGCTTCTAAGCCTACCCAATACAGGAATTTCAGATACCATTCCGGCTTGGTTTCCAAACATATCTTCCCAGTTGGTGGCTCTAAATCTCTCTCACAACCAATTGCAtggtgaaattaaaaatatagtggCCGGCTTTCAGTCAGCAATTGACCTAAGTTCAAACCAGTTCAATGGTTCATTACCTTTTGTTTCCTCCTCAGTATCTGCACTAGATCTTtccaattcatcattttctggATCACTCTTCCACTTCTTTTGTGATAGGATGGATGAACCAAAAaacctttcttctcttcatctaGGGGACAATCTTCTTACTGGAGACATTCCTAATTGCTTGATGAATTGGAAAAGGTTGGTGATGTTAAACTTAAAAAGTAACAATTTGAGTGGGAACATTCCAAGCTCCATAGGATACTTAAAAAGGCTGAGCTCTCTACAGTTGCACAATAATCAGCTATCTGGAGAATTACCTTTGTCCATGCAGAACTGTACAGATTTGTTAGTTGTTGACCTTGGCGAAAACAAGTTTGTTGGCAGCCCTCTAACATGGATTGGGAAAAGCCTTTCGATTTTGAAGGTTCTTAACATTCGTTcaaataaccttcagggagaCATTCCTTATGAACTCTGTTATCTGAAAAGTCTCCAAATCTTGGATCTTGCACAGAACAATCTATCGGGAACAATACCAAGATGCTTCCACAACTTTAGTGCAATGGCCACCTTCCCAAATTCATTGATCTTGACATTTGCTGATTATTTAATGGATAATGTGATCTTGTTTACAAAAGGGAGAGGAGCAGAATATGGTCGCATAATGCTTAAATTGGTAAAAAGCATGGACCTTTCAGACAACATGATATATGGTGAGATCCCTGAGGAACTGACCAGTCTCGTTGGGTTGCAATCACTGAATCTATCGAAAAATCTTTTGGCTGGAAGAATCCCTTCAAATATTGGTGACATGAAATGGTTAGAATCTATGGATTTTTTAATGAACCAATTTAGTGGTGAAATTCCTCCGAGCACAGCGAGTTTGACATTTTTGAGTCATTTGAACTTGTCCTACAATAATTTGACGGGACAAATTCCGAAAAGCACTCAGCTCCAGAGCTTTGACGAGTCTTGCTTTATCGGCAATGAACTTTGCGGAGCTCCACTCGACAAGAATTGCAGTGCAAATGGGGTGATACCACAACCAGCAGTTGAGCAACACAGAGGATACCATTTACTTGAAGACGGTTGGTTCTATCTTAGCCTGGGACTGGGGTTCATGTTTGGTTTTTGGGGTGTACTTGGTTCGTTGCTGCTAAACATGCCATGGAGCATTGCTTTTTCCCGATTTCTAAATAGCATGGTATTTAAACTTTATGGTGTAATTGTTGACTATATTTAGctaagtttctttttcttttggggggTGAAATATATTTAGCTAGTTTTGTTTGTACATAGAATGAGCTTGTtgcgtttttcttttttttggtcgaagtACAATATATAAGTTAGCAGTTCTACTATTAATAAACCGagatattttataataaaatagtaTCAATGTTGCTCGTAGTGGATCCTTCTCTATGTTTAAATAATGAATTCATCCTATTTATTGTAAATAATATGAAATATTCTTTTCAAGTGCCCAAAAATCCGTTATAGACTGCATTAGGACTGCTGCAAATTAGTTTAAGTGTCCCGTTTTTTCGGTCCAAGTTTCCCGTTTTGTTAATTAGGAGCTATGCCTCTTTTCCCAGTCGAAGTGGGGTTTGGTGGCTCTATATAAAAGCCTAGTTTGTAATTGTTCTTTGCAAATTATTCATACTATCAATAAAGCTTTTGAGAGTGAATTCCAATACTTCTGTTCGTTGGTTTTAGACGTTGTTTTCTAGGCCTGATTCTTCTATTCTCGTTTCAAATAACAGCAATCTTTGCAATGGCCACTAAC
The Prunus dulcis chromosome 2, ALMONDv2, whole genome shotgun sequence DNA segment above includes these coding regions:
- the LOC117619979 gene encoding receptor-like protein EIX1; the protein is MKITMRAVLLLFRFLSTMVAITISIGLCNGNLGVPCKESERQGLLLFQKDLKDPSNRLSSWVGEGVCCNWTGVVCDDLTGHVRELHLKKPDSQQDLHLSYGDFYVTSTWLGGKINPSLLSLKYLNYLDLSYNNFQGTQIPSFFGSLKSLRYLNLSEASFEGIIPPQLGNLSNLQYLGLRGYKLKVENLQWVFGLSHLKKLDMSRANLSKASDWLQVPNMLPSLVELHMAGCQLDHIPPLPLINFTSLAILDLSENTFDSLMPRWVFSLRNLVSLSLKGCGFQGSFSSHPQNNSSLKELDLSLHNLCELMDLDLSFNNFNGNVSEIFNSLSVCGPDKLKSLSLGSNNFSGPIPVSLGNLSVLTELLIYDNQFNGTLPESISQLKMLTVLDISYNSLEGVVSEVHFTYLTKLKDFVGEGNSLALNTSRGWLPPFQLNRLWLDYWHLGPEFPMWLQTQKQLKLLSLPNTGISDTIPAWFPNISSQLVALNLSHNQLHGEIKNIVAGFQSAIDLSSNQFNGSLPFVSSSVSALDLSNSSFSGSLFHFFCDRMDEPKNLSSLHLGDNLLTGDIPNCLMNWKRLVMLNLKSNNLSGNIPSSIGYLKRLSSLQLHNNQLSGELPLSMQNCTDLLVVDLGENKFVGSPLTWIGKSLSILKVLNIRSNNLQGDIPYELCYLKSLQILDLAQNNLSGTIPRCFHNFSAMATFPNSLILTFADYLMDNVILFTKGRGAEYGRIMLKLVKSMDLSDNMIYGEIPEELTSLVGLQSLNLSKNLLAGRIPSNIGDMKWLESMDFLMNQFSGEIPPSTASLTFLSHLNLSYNNLTGQIPKSTQLQSFDESCFIGNELCGAPLDKNCSANGVIPQPAVEQHRGYHLLEDGWFYLSLGLGFMFGFWGVLGSLLLNMPWSIAFSRFLNSMVFKLYGVIVDYI